The genomic stretch CCTTGAATCCCTTTTTCAAGAACAACAGGAAAGCCGTCTCGATGATCGTGTCTCTCGTTCCGTTCATTTCTTTATCAACATATAATATTGTTCAAACTGCATCCGGGTATCTGAAAACATATACTGAAAATTCGCCTGTTCCAACTCGATATTCAACATACTACCGGACACGGACATCAAGTTACGCGCCAACACCGAAGTATCTAGTGTTTCCCTGATTTCCCCGCTTTGTTTTGCTTTCAAAATAACATACTCCCAGTTCGCCAACCGCCTCTTGGAAATCGTGTATATCCGCTCCCGAAACTCCGGAAAGATCGGAGCCACTTCCAATACCAACTGGAAAAACAGAACTTCTAGCATAAAACATCCAAAAACTCTCTGGGAAGCATCAGCACTTTCCTCTTTATTCCGAATCACGAGATCAATGTACTCCCGCAAAGAGGTTACACGTTCCACATCCTCCTCGCTCTCCTCCTTCATCACGCTGAAATACCGTTCCATTCCTGCCTCTAGAATCTCCTTCTTGTCCTTGAAATAATAATAAAAGGCCCCCTTGGTCAAGCCCGTGGCTTGTTCCAATGCTTTCAGCGAACAGGCCTTATACCCCCTGTTCAAGAATTGCAGAAACGCCTTTTTTACTATTTCCTCCCGAAGTTCTGTCATAGAAACCTTTATTATATCATGCAAAGATAGAGATAAAAACTGAATATCTTAAATTTAACATTTAGATTCACGTTAACACGGGAAATAATCATTTTTTATAACTTGTCATCAGGATATCACCTTCTAATAATAAAATAATAGAGTTACAAATCATAATCACTAGTGGATTACTTCCGTATATAAAATTTTTAATAAGCTTATAAAATCTTATTAAAACGCTATTCTAAGTATAGCGTTTTAATAGGGTTTTAATAGCGTTCTAATAGCGTTTTACACGGTAGTGATACGGAAGTACACATGTATTAATCTTTATTTCGTGTATTAAATCAGACTGAATACCAGATTATTCCACCACGACCACCTCTTCTAGTTCATCCCGAGTCCCCGTGTGGCGACTTTTCTTGTTAATCCGGTCCATAATCACGGCAATTGCACCATCTCCCGTCACGTTACAAGCCGTACCGAAACTATCCATCGCAATGTACAAAGCGATCATCAAGCCTTGAGCCGTCTCGTCGAATCCCAACATGGATTGCAATAATCCCAAAGCCGCCATGATCGCACCACCCGGTACCCCTGGGGCTGCCACCATGGCAATTCCCAACATACAAATAAACCCGGCCATCACCCCAAAAGAAATCGGCATCCCCGACATCAACATAATCGCCATGGCACAAGCCACGATCTTCATCGTACTACCCGACAAGTGTATCGTGGCACAAAGTGGAATCACGAAAGCAGCCAACTCCCGGTTGACGCCATTTCTTATTGTTTGCTCCAACGTCACGGGAATGGTCGCAGCGGAAGATTGTGTTCCCAAAGCCGTCATGTAAGCCGGCAACATATTCCTAAACAACCGGAACGGATTCTTTTTCGACACGATCCCGGCAATGAAGAATTGAATAAACAGCAGAACGATCGTCAGGAAAAATATCATCACGATAATCTTCACGAACACGCCCAACACACCGGAAACCTGTCCGGAATTCGAAATATTCAAGAAAATACCGAAAATATAAAGCGGTAATAAAGGAATAATCACGCCCGTGATCACCTTGTTGATAATATCTTTAAAATCCTCCATGGCTCCTTTCAAAGTAGCCCCGTTGATCACCGACATTCCCAAACCTAGCGTGAAAGCTAGGACCAACGAAGTCATCACGTCCATCAAAGGCGGCATCATCACCGTAAAATAAGGAGCCAAAGGTTCCACCGCCGCCGTTTCCAGCGGCTGTAATTCGGCATCTTTCAATAACCACGGATAACTCAAATCACTGGCAAAATAAGTAAAGAATCCCGAAAACAAGGTAAATCCATACGCCAGCAAAGCAGTTATCAACAACAATCTCCCGGCCCCTTTGCCCAAATCGGCAATACCCGGAGCCACCAATCCGAGGATCAGTAACGGGATAATAAAACCAAGGAAATTACTAAATAAACCATTTATCGTTAAGAAAATTCTTACCAGCCAACCGGGGAAGAAAAGTCCGCACGCTATACCCAAAGCAATCGCAATCACGATCTTTGGTAATAATCCGATCTTCTTTTTTTTCATACGCCCATCTATTTATATAAAAAATAACCTTACATTCGCATCAATATAAGAATCATGAGCCTATGACAAAAGATAAATGGCATGGCCACATAGCCATCTTCGCCGCAAACATCCTCTTTGGAATAAATATTCCTATCGCCAAAACCTTAATGCCGGAGTGGATTGATCCTGTAGGCCTCACGTTCCTACGTATGTCATTCGGGGCACTCGCCTTTTGGGTGGTTTCCCTATTTACCTTAAACGAAAAAGTAAGTAAAAAAGATTTACTAATCCTGTTTTTTTGTGCTATTCTAGGCACAACTGTTAATCAACTTACATTCATTGAAGGACTTGGAATGACTTCCCCGATTGACGCCGGATTAATCGTCACGATGAATCCCATGATGGTGATGCTTATTTCAGCTCTGGTGCTAAAAGAACCCATTACTTCCAAGAAGGCAGGCGGGGTTTTAATCGGGGCCTGTGGAGCACTACTGATCATCTGGCAATCCTACTACACGATAAATCAAGGACACGGCGGTTCGCTGATGGGCAACCTGCTTTGTTTTATTAGCGTGGTGAGTTACGCAACCTATCTCGTGATTTCGAAACCGATCGCCCAGCGTTATTCCCCGGTAACCCTGATGAAATGGATGTTCCTGTTCTCAACGATCCTCATGCTCCCGTTCAGTATGCAAGACGTGGTAAACGCCAAACTATTCTCGGAGGAGACGTCTTTAAGCGCTCTGACCAGTCTTTTCTACGTGGTATTTTTTGCCACGTTCCTCGCTTACCTGTTCATCCCGATTGCCTTGAAGCGCATCCGCCCCACGACGATCAGCATGTACAATTACGCACAACCGCTGGTTGCCGCCACGCTAGCCATTCTTATGAGCCAAGACACGCTAACTTGGGATAAACCTATTGCAGCTCTACTAGTTTTCACAGGAGTCTATCTCGTGACGCAAAGTAAGTCACGGGCTGATCTGGAAAATGGAGGGAATTTCACGACTAAAAATAAGGAGTAAACTACAAAGCAAAAAAAGACTTATCACGGATATAGTATGTTCCCGATAATTATTATCTTATAATAATCAACATGAGACAACTACAAAATCGTATCGTCTCTCAACACAAAAGATATTCTTTTACTGCAAGTTAAAACTAATGGTTACCGTTAAATCCCTCCGTACATTCTGCTGATGAAGCGGACACCATGCGGGAATAAATTTCGGGGCAGATTTCATGAGTCGGACAGCTTCCACGTTAAGACTGTATGCTCCGCCTTTTATCACATGCACGTTTGAAAGGGACCCGTCGAGTTCCACAGTAAAACCAATAACAATTTTTCCTTCCCAGTTATTTTGTATCGCATCCTTCGGATATACCACATTTTTACTGATCCACTCCATCAAATTCCCCTGTGCAAACAAAGGTAGTCGCACGTAATGCACGCATTTAAACTCATCTTTTTCAACAACCTGACCACGGGAACGGGGAATCACAGGTAAAATATATTTCAAAAAATAACGAATATGATCATCCCGGTCCATCACTTCACGTAATTTTGCCTCTTTTAGAATATTCAGATGTGCAAATTTGGGTGCAGCCATAATATATTTATGAATAAACTTCTTAGGCCCAATCTCTTCTAACAATCTTATTTCCATATCGTAAAAATAACGGAACACACCCTCCAGTACGTTAGCTCCCGTCTTCCGTAATCCCGCATACCTGATCACATCAACCGCATAGCGGGAGGCATACTCATCTGCACGTTTCACCCCTTCACATCGCCAATTATACGTTGCCCGATCTCCGTCACGATACTTTGCCATCTGTTCTTTTAAATGTTCCGGGTTTTCATCCTCCGGGATCTCCGACACGGGAATCTTTGATTCCTCATCCAACATTTGGAGGTAATTTTCATACGAAAGCGAATCCGTCCGACAGATTGACACTTGGGTAAAAACTCTACCGGATAGCATACTGAAACACAACAAAAGCATAAAGCCTTTTTTCTTTAGAGAACTAATAACAAACGCCATAGGATACGATTTATAATTTTACTCAAATATATTTTTATTCTCACAAAAAACTATTGAAGTTTGAAATTTATCGGAGCCGTATAATAAACAGCCACTTTTCGCTTATGGATTGGACATATCACCGGAATAAAAGGCGGCAGTTGACGGATGACCCGTACAGATTCCGCATCCAAACTCGGATCCACACTTTGAACCACGTGAACGTCAGAGACTCTACCATCCGTGTTAATCAAGAAACCCACGACCACTTTTCCCTGAATATTATGCTCCTGCGCAATCATCGGGTATTTCACTTCTCTCATGATTCGATTCTGAATTCCACCGATCCCGTGCAAAGATACATTCAAACGATAAAAACATTTACAGGAACAAGGCTCATTACCATCAGGCTCATGAGCAATCATTTTCTCTTTCATCAAATCATTGAAATACAACAAGTGTTGTTCGGGATTCATGCATTCCCTTATTTTCACTTCTTCCAAGATATTCAAATGAGCAAATAAGGGTGACAATTCCGCAAATCTTTTAATCAAGTCCTTCTTTCCCATTCTCTTTATTAGCTTTTCTTGTTCAAGCCTTTTCCATTTATACACGACCTTCAATTTTTTCTGCTGTTCTTTATCCAACTTGTATTCCCGAATAAAATTTGCGGGCACTCTCACATTATACGACGGACTCATCCTATCAAGCACTAATTTAAAAGCACTTTCCCCACCTTTCAAGAATTGTTGTTTCTGTGCCACATACATCTGTATTATTACCGGATCTGTCTCTTCCTGAATATTTTCCAAAGGGATCTTTCCTTCCCGCTCTAACATGGCAATAAATTCATCATATGAATAAGGTTCAGCCACCGCACGTTCGATATTAAACATCAAGGGGCAAGTAAAGCGATAACGCACATTCTCTCCATTGATCTTTGCCGGTTTCCAAGCAGGCATCTTATTAAACACCCTTAACGCTTCCGCATCTAAAGACTCATGTACTCCCCGTACAACCTGTACATTAGAAACTTTTCCATCCTTTTCCACGATGAAAGCGACGATCACTTTGCCCATAATACCATTATCCCAGGCTACTTGAGGATATTGAACGTTTTCACCTATCCATTGCGTCATATCCCCTTTAAATTTAGGACCTTCATCCGCTACGACATAAACCGTCGTGTCAACATCTAATCGATTCGATGCATTCAAAACCCCAGTATTCAAAATGCAACAAAATAGTACCACGTACAATTTGTAACATGTCTTAGAAATGAGCTTAATCATTTTCATTTTAGCGTAATTTTAACACACAACTTGCATAAAAGTACAAAAAAAATAATATAATCTTAGTTTTTTTGCAAAATAATTACATCCGAACACTCCTGTCTTTGTTTTGATAGCAACAATTCAAAATAGTTTTTATCTTTTAGTGATGCTATTTATTCATTTATCTTTAAATTTGTGCAAGGATAAGTAGCGTGATCATGGTTATTAGCGAGAGACACTTTCAACAATTTATCAAAGGTGACGAAAAATCCTTTGAATCGATTTTCTGCCAATATTACAAGACATTGGTATCTTACGCCATGCGTCATGATCTGGAACTCATGGAAGCGGAAGATGTCGTGCTTGAAATATTTCATCATATCTGGCAAATCCGGGAAGAACTAAAATCACCCGCCGCCCTTCATTCCTTACTCTTCACGGCCACGAAGAACCGCACGCTGAACGTGGCTCGCAATCTCAAAAATCGCCAAAAACTTATCTCGGAGAATTTCCCGGTGAAAGAAGAAGAAGAGAGTCAGGATTACCTGATGGAAGAAGAAATGAGCCATTTGCTGAATGAAGCGATCAATCAATTGCCAAAACAATGCGAACAGGTCATCATCGGGTTACTGGAAGGCAAATCCCTTCAAGAAATCGCCGACAACATGCAAATATCCGTGAACTCGGCGAAAACATACAAGCTAAGGGCGATTCAATCCTTACGTTCCTTATTGAAAGATACCCCGTTCTTACTGTTAATCATTTTAATACGAAGTACCGAAACCGATTAATCGATAAAAACTCAAAAAAAATCCATTTCTTGTCACCGAAATAAAAAGTTGCGGGTTTATAAGATATAAACAACGTAATTATGGACCCGATCATAAAGAAACAACGTATCGCATCTCTCATTTTAAAGGAGAAAATAGACGAACTAAGCAAGTCCGAGAAGGAAGAATTAACTTCTTGGCTTCAAGCATCTCCCAAAAACAAGAAAATATACGCCCGCTTACAAGAAAAAAGTTTCAGCGAGGATATTGCCAGATACCAGCAAATAAGTACTACCCGCGGCTTGGATAACTATCGCAGACGCTACGTACAAACGAACAAACGATTACTCGGCAAATGGTATTGGGCCGCAGCCGTCGCCGTCTTTATCATCGGCATCGCAACGCTGTTTTTCTACCAGGAAGAACACCCTACCGTGGCCAAAACCACTATTTCCCCTGGAAGCTCTAAGGCAATGTTGATCTTAAACAACGGAGAAATCATTTCCCTTTCGGAAAAAAACAAAACAGAAATCGTCGCTACCGAGGAATTGTCTATCCGGAATGAAGGTTCGCGATTACGTTACACGGCATCCGAAAATACAAAAAACGAACAAGCCAATAACTACAACGAACTGATCGTTCCCAAGGGAGGTGAATTCACACTTACCTTATCAGACGGCACGAAAGTATGGTTGAATTCTCAAAGTAAAATAAGGTATCCCGTCATATTCAACGATATCACCCGAGAAGTTTACTTGGAAGGAGAAGCCTATTTCGAAGT from Butyricimonas virosa encodes the following:
- a CDS encoding DMT family transporter is translated as MTKDKWHGHIAIFAANILFGINIPIAKTLMPEWIDPVGLTFLRMSFGALAFWVVSLFTLNEKVSKKDLLILFFCAILGTTVNQLTFIEGLGMTSPIDAGLIVTMNPMMVMLISALVLKEPITSKKAGGVLIGACGALLIIWQSYYTINQGHGGSLMGNLLCFISVVSYATYLVISKPIAQRYSPVTLMKWMFLFSTILMLPFSMQDVVNAKLFSEETSLSALTSLFYVVFFATFLAYLFIPIALKRIRPTTISMYNYAQPLVAATLAILMSQDTLTWDKPIAALLVFTGVYLVTQSKSRADLENGGNFTTKNKE
- a CDS encoding energy transducer TonB; its protein translation is MKMIKLISKTCYKLYVVLFCCILNTGVLNASNRLDVDTTVYVVADEGPKFKGDMTQWIGENVQYPQVAWDNGIMGKVIVAFIVEKDGKVSNVQVVRGVHESLDAEALRVFNKMPAWKPAKINGENVRYRFTCPLMFNIERAVAEPYSYDEFIAMLEREGKIPLENIQEETDPVIIQMYVAQKQQFLKGGESAFKLVLDRMSPSYNVRVPANFIREYKLDKEQQKKLKVVYKWKRLEQEKLIKRMGKKDLIKRFAELSPLFAHLNILEEVKIRECMNPEQHLLYFNDLMKEKMIAHEPDGNEPCSCKCFYRLNVSLHGIGGIQNRIMREVKYPMIAQEHNIQGKVVVGFLINTDGRVSDVHVVQSVDPSLDAESVRVIRQLPPFIPVICPIHKRKVAVYYTAPINFKLQ
- a CDS encoding RNA polymerase sigma factor, yielding MVISERHFQQFIKGDEKSFESIFCQYYKTLVSYAMRHDLELMEAEDVVLEIFHHIWQIREELKSPAALHSLLFTATKNRTLNVARNLKNRQKLISENFPVKEEEESQDYLMEEEMSHLLNEAINQLPKQCEQVIIGLLEGKSLQEIADNMQISVNSAKTYKLRAIQSLRSLLKDTPFLLLIILIRSTETD
- a CDS encoding FecR family protein, whose translation is MDPIIKKQRIASLILKEKIDELSKSEKEELTSWLQASPKNKKIYARLQEKSFSEDIARYQQISTTRGLDNYRRRYVQTNKRLLGKWYWAAAVAVFIIGIATLFFYQEEHPTVAKTTISPGSSKAMLILNNGEIISLSEKNKTEIVATEELSIRNEGSRLRYTASENTKNEQANNYNELIVPKGGEFTLTLSDGTKVWLNSQSKIRYPVIFNDITREVYLEGEAYFEVAKDPQHPFHVNARNGVNIEVLGTSFNVRSYTDENAIETVLEEGSVRMSQGKDAVILSPGNKAVYLPNEPIQLTTVNTELYTAWRHGQYIFMEESVENILKQLSRWYDIEVFYSNEAAKSVVFSGDVRKYDDINTLLEAMEIAGGIHFRINGKTLIVSYSE
- a CDS encoding TetR/AcrR family transcriptional regulator; the encoded protein is MTELREEIVKKAFLQFLNRGYKACSLKALEQATGLTKGAFYYYFKDKKEILEAGMERYFSVMKEESEEDVERVTSLREYIDLVIRNKEESADASQRVFGCFMLEVLFFQLVLEVAPIFPEFRERIYTISKRRLANWEYVILKAKQSGEIRETLDTSVLARNLMSVSGSMLNIELEQANFQYMFSDTRMQFEQYYMLIKK
- a CDS encoding dicarboxylate/amino acid:cation symporter, which codes for MKKKKIGLLPKIVIAIALGIACGLFFPGWLVRIFLTINGLFSNFLGFIIPLLILGLVAPGIADLGKGAGRLLLITALLAYGFTLFSGFFTYFASDLSYPWLLKDAELQPLETAAVEPLAPYFTVMMPPLMDVMTSLVLAFTLGLGMSVINGATLKGAMEDFKDIINKVITGVIIPLLPLYIFGIFLNISNSGQVSGVLGVFVKIIVMIFFLTIVLLFIQFFIAGIVSKKNPFRLFRNMLPAYMTALGTQSSAATIPVTLEQTIRNGVNRELAAFVIPLCATIHLSGSTMKIVACAMAIMLMSGMPISFGVMAGFICMLGIAMVAAPGVPGGAIMAALGLLQSMLGFDETAQGLMIALYIAMDSFGTACNVTGDGAIAVIMDRINKKSRHTGTRDELEEVVVVE
- a CDS encoding energy transducer TonB, translated to MAFVISSLKKKGFMLLLCFSMLSGRVFTQVSICRTDSLSYENYLQMLDEESKIPVSEIPEDENPEHLKEQMAKYRDGDRATYNWRCEGVKRADEYASRYAVDVIRYAGLRKTGANVLEGVFRYFYDMEIRLLEEIGPKKFIHKYIMAAPKFAHLNILKEAKLREVMDRDDHIRYFLKYILPVIPRSRGQVVEKDEFKCVHYVRLPLFAQGNLMEWISKNVVYPKDAIQNNWEGKIVIGFTVELDGSLSNVHVIKGGAYSLNVEAVRLMKSAPKFIPAWCPLHQQNVRRDLTVTISFNLQ